One genomic segment of Desulfocapsa sulfexigens DSM 10523 includes these proteins:
- the lon gene encoding endopeptidase La, whose protein sequence is MENKNADHVEAEVINEGGANKDIALPSQIFPKHLYLIPIASRPFFPGQVQPIVLSGEYWRETIQKIGETEQKLVGLVYTSNIPAQNTAPEDFAKIGCVGKILKPSMEESNIHFICQGMRRFRIKRWLDTKVPFLVEVEYPDEDQGTTINNIETRAYALSIIAAVKELVHANPLHGEELKQALQYFSPSEPAPLTDFAATLTTATGDELQKVLATLPILKRMQRVFPLLQKEVEITKLHGEISKDVNTKITQRQRQFFLKEQLKTIQKELGITKDDRKSDAEEFEKRIEKLTLPEAVAERVEDELKKLSFLEKGSQEYAVTRNYLDWMTSVPWGVFSRDKLGIKEAREILDRDHDGLEDVKDRIIEFLAVGAYKKEIAGSIMLLVGPPGVGKTSIGHSVADAMGREFYRFSLGGMRDEAEIKGHRRTYIGSMPGKFVQALKVVKTSNPVIMLDEIDKIGASFHGDPASALLEVLDPEQNADFLDHYLDLRVDLSKVLFICTANQLDTIPGPLLDRMEIIRLSGYITEEKITIARNHLWPKALQKAGLKKKQLKISDAALRLLVEGYAREAGVRKTEKHLLKIVRKAVVRFLEDPELLLSVTVNNIEDFLGKPFFKKTSRIEGIGVITGLAWTALGGVTLAVEATAVPSERTGFKQTGQLGDVMRESSEIAYSFLLSNAARYGVNKEFFKKHFIHLHVPEGATPKDGPSAGVTMASALLSLGMGKKVKRNLAMTGELTLTGIVLPVGGIKEKVIASKRNGINELILPEANRDDFETLPDYIKEGFTVHFAEKYDQVAKVILSALKG, encoded by the coding sequence TATTGCTCTGCCAAGTCAGATTTTCCCCAAACATCTTTATCTTATTCCTATTGCCAGTCGGCCGTTTTTTCCGGGGCAGGTTCAGCCTATTGTGTTATCCGGAGAGTACTGGAGGGAAACCATACAAAAGATTGGTGAAACTGAACAGAAGCTGGTGGGGTTGGTTTATACCAGCAATATTCCTGCTCAGAATACTGCTCCCGAGGATTTTGCCAAAATAGGGTGTGTGGGAAAAATTCTTAAACCCTCCATGGAAGAGTCTAATATTCATTTTATCTGCCAGGGCATGCGTCGTTTTCGTATTAAGCGCTGGCTCGATACTAAGGTTCCGTTTCTGGTTGAGGTAGAGTATCCCGATGAAGATCAGGGAACTACTATAAATAATATCGAGACCAGGGCCTACGCCCTCTCTATCATTGCAGCGGTAAAAGAATTGGTGCATGCCAATCCATTACATGGCGAAGAGTTGAAGCAGGCTTTGCAGTATTTTTCACCCAGTGAGCCGGCCCCCCTTACCGATTTCGCAGCAACTCTCACTACGGCCACCGGGGATGAATTGCAGAAGGTTCTTGCGACTCTGCCGATTTTGAAACGGATGCAGCGGGTATTTCCTCTGCTCCAGAAAGAGGTTGAAATCACAAAGCTTCATGGTGAAATCAGTAAGGATGTAAACACCAAAATTACGCAACGGCAACGACAGTTTTTTTTGAAGGAACAGTTGAAGACCATACAGAAGGAGCTGGGTATCACCAAGGATGATCGTAAGTCTGACGCTGAAGAATTTGAAAAGCGGATCGAAAAATTGACTCTTCCCGAGGCTGTGGCCGAACGTGTCGAGGATGAACTGAAGAAATTAAGCTTTCTTGAAAAAGGATCTCAGGAATATGCGGTGACCAGGAATTATCTGGATTGGATGACCTCTGTTCCCTGGGGTGTTTTTTCCAGAGATAAGCTTGGAATAAAAGAAGCAAGAGAGATTCTTGATCGGGACCATGATGGACTTGAGGATGTGAAGGACAGAATAATAGAATTCCTGGCCGTTGGAGCGTATAAAAAAGAGATAGCAGGATCCATCATGCTGCTTGTCGGCCCGCCAGGTGTCGGGAAGACATCTATTGGTCATTCTGTTGCCGATGCTATGGGAAGAGAGTTTTATCGCTTCAGTCTTGGCGGTATGCGGGATGAGGCGGAAATTAAAGGACATCGACGCACCTATATTGGATCCATGCCCGGAAAGTTTGTGCAGGCTCTCAAGGTGGTGAAGACCTCTAATCCAGTGATTATGCTTGATGAAATTGATAAGATTGGCGCCTCGTTCCACGGAGATCCAGCCTCTGCCTTGCTTGAGGTGCTCGACCCCGAACAGAACGCTGATTTTCTGGATCACTATCTTGACCTCCGGGTGGATCTTTCAAAGGTTCTCTTTATATGTACCGCCAATCAGCTTGACACTATCCCCGGGCCATTGCTTGATCGGATGGAAATCATCCGTCTTTCAGGATATATAACTGAAGAAAAAATTACTATTGCCAGGAATCATCTTTGGCCGAAGGCATTGCAAAAAGCCGGGTTGAAAAAGAAACAATTGAAGATCAGTGATGCCGCCTTGAGGCTTCTTGTCGAAGGATATGCTCGAGAGGCTGGCGTCCGTAAAACAGAAAAGCATCTGTTGAAGATTGTGCGGAAAGCTGTAGTTCGGTTTCTTGAAGATCCTGAGCTTCTTCTTTCGGTAACTGTAAACAACATCGAAGATTTCTTAGGAAAGCCATTTTTTAAAAAGACATCCCGCATCGAGGGCATAGGGGTTATTACAGGACTTGCCTGGACTGCCCTGGGCGGAGTCACTCTTGCCGTGGAGGCTACAGCTGTGCCAAGTGAGCGTACGGGGTTTAAGCAAACCGGGCAGCTCGGTGATGTAATGCGGGAATCTTCTGAAATAGCCTACAGTTTTTTGCTGTCCAATGCTGCACGGTATGGAGTCAATAAGGAGTTTTTTAAGAAACATTTTATTCATCTCCATGTTCCTGAAGGGGCCACGCCAAAAGATGGTCCAAGTGCTGGTGTGACTATGGCATCTGCTTTGCTCAGCCTTGGTATGGGAAAAAAGGTTAAACGGAATCTTGCAATGACAGGAGAGTTAACCCTTACTGGGATAGTACTCCCGGTTGGAGGTATTAAGGAAAAGGTGATCGCGTCTAAACGAAATGGTATTAACGAATTGATCTTACCGGAGGCGAACCGTGATGATTTTGAAACTCTGCCCGACTACATTAAGGAAGGATTCACGGTGCATTTTGCTGAAAAGTATGATCAGGTTGCAAAGGTGATCCTGTCGGCATTGAAAGGCTGA
- a CDS encoding DUF3465 domain-containing protein: MKKTSRNNILLALFALVIYLLAQQGENFSDIATVVPGGSETTVEAAFANQQSDLQIQGRGIVKKVLPDDREGTQHQKFILQVDPDQTVLVAHNIDVAARLEGLEAGDTVEFYGEYEWTAQGGVIHWTHRDLDGRHTDGWLRYNGKTYQ; this comes from the coding sequence ATGAAGAAGACAAGTAGAAATAACATATTACTGGCTCTCTTTGCCTTGGTTATTTACCTGCTGGCACAGCAGGGGGAAAATTTTTCAGACATTGCCACTGTCGTTCCCGGGGGATCTGAAACGACAGTGGAAGCAGCCTTTGCCAATCAGCAAAGTGATTTACAGATTCAGGGTCGTGGGATTGTGAAAAAGGTTCTTCCTGATGATCGTGAGGGGACGCAGCATCAAAAGTTTATTTTACAGGTAGATCCTGACCAGACAGTACTTGTGGCCCATAATATTGATGTGGCGGCCAGACTGGAAGGGCTGGAAGCAGGGGACACCGTGGAGTTCTATGGTGAGTATGAGTGGACAGCACAGGGTGGTGTTATTCATTGGACGCATCGTGATTTAGATGGCCGTCACACAGACGGTTGGTTGAGATATAATGGAAAAACATACCAGTAG